The genomic interval CAGGTCATAGCCGGTATTATCCTTCCGCAGCCGTTTCAGATCATGCATGATCTGGCCAGAGGGCAGCACCGCCTCGATCCCCAGACATTGCGCGCGGGCATTGCCATAGCGCAGGACATTCACACCGCCCGCATTGGTGGACAGCACGCCGCCGATCTGCGCCGTTCCCTGAGAGGCCAGCGACAGCGCGAATTGCCGACCCGCAGCGGCAGCCGCGTCGCGCGCCGATTGCAGCGTGACGCCGGCCTCGGCCAGAAGCACGGATTCTTCGGGATAGATCGCGCGGATGGCGGTCATCCGCTCCATCGACAGGATCAGCGGGGCGACGCCATCGGGCATCACCTGCCCGCCGACCAGACCGGTGCCGCCGCCGCGCGGAACGACGGGCACGCCGCCCTGCGCGCAGGCACGGATCACCGCCGCGGTTTCGTCAACGTCATGCGGCGCGGCCACCAGACCGGCCTGACCGTGGAAACGGCCGCGCGGCTCTTCCAGATAGCTGGGCGAGACATCGCGCAGCACGCCCGAAGGCAGCTTTCTGGCGAAGCGTTGATCAGCCGGGTTCAGCATGGCCACCTATCGCACATCGGTGCGCCCGCGCCGGTCGCTGCGCAGATTGGCGTAAAGGACGTGATTGCGCCAGCGCCCGGCGATCTGCAGATAGCTTTGGGCGACACCCTCATATTTGAAGCCGGATTTCTCCAGCACGCCGCGCGAGGCCGCGTTTTCGGGCAGGCAGGCCGCCTCGATCCGCGACAGGTCCAGCGTGGTAAATGCATGGTGGACCAGCGCGCCGATGGCTTCGCGCATGAAGCCCTGACGGGCATAGCTTTCGCCGATCCAATAGCCGACGGTGGCTGATTGCGCCGGTCCGCGCCGGATATTGTCCAGCGTGATCGCCCCCAGAAGCGGACCGTCACGATGGACAAGAAAAAGCGGCAGGGCCGAGCCGTTGCGGCTGGCGCGCGACGCCCAATAGACCCGGTTGGTAAAGCCCTTGCGGGTCAGATGGTCATGCGCCCAGATCGGCTCCCACCGGGTCAGGAATTCGCGGCTGTTGACCCGCAGCGCCACCCAGTCGTTGAAATCGGAATGCTTGGGCAACCGCAGCACGATCCGCTCGGCTTCCAGTTTGACCGGGCGGCTGCGGGAAAACATCAGGCTGCGAACCTTTCGGCAAGCGCATCGCGCGAGGGCGCCGCCTTGACCGGCCCATACAGCGCCAGCGCAGGCTGAACATTCGCAAGCAGCTGCTGCGCATGATCGCGGATCTCGGCCATGCTGACGGCGGCGATACGGTCCGCGACCTCGGCCGGATCCGGCACGCGACCCCAGATGGCCAGCGTCCGCGCCATGCGTTCGGCCTGTGCCGTCGGGCTTTCCAGCGCCATCAGCATACCGGCGCGCAACTGCGTCTTGGCGCGATCCACCTCGGCCTGGCTCAGATCATCGGCGGCGCGCTTGATTTCATCCACGGTCAGATTGGCCAGATCGACGATATCCTCACCCCCGGTTCCGGCATAGACGGTCATCATGCCCGTATCGTCGTGAAAGCCCGATTGCGCAAAGATGGTATAGCATAGCCCCCGCTCTTCCCGGATCTTCTGGAACAGGCGCGAGGACATGCCGCCGCCAATGGCCGAGGTAAAGATCTGCGCGGCATAGAAATCAGGCGCCAGATAGCCCGGGCCTTCCAGCGCCAGCGCGAAATGGGCCTGTTCCAGCTTCTTGACGCGGCGGGTTTCCAGACCCTGCCAGCGCGCGCCTTCCCGGTCGGGCTGCCGTACGGCAGAGAGATGGCCAAAGGCCTGTTCGGCCAGCCTGACGATCTGATCGTGATCGACGGCACCCGCCGCCGCGACGATCATCTGGCCCGGGCCATAGTTTTCGGCCACGAAACCGGCCAGATCGGTGCGGGTAAAACTGCTGACACGTTCCGCCGGGCCCAGGATCGTGCGGCCGATGGCCTGATCGGGATAGGCCGCAGCCTGCAGCCAGTCGAAGATGATATCGTCAGGCGTATCGGCGGCCTGCCCGATTTCCTGCAGGATCACGCCGCGTTCCACCTCGATCTCGCGCTCGTCGAAAATCGGGTTCAGCACGATATCCGAGATCACGTCGAAGGCCAGATCCACATCGCTTTCCAGCACGCGGACGTAATAGGCGGTGGCATCGCGCGACGTATAGGCGTTGATATAGCCGCCCACATCCTCGATCGCCTCGGCGATTTGCAGGGCGCTGCGCTTTTCGGTGCCCTTGAATGCCATATGTTCCAGAAAATGCGCGATCCCGTTCTGTTCGGGCCGCTCATTCCGGCCGCCCGCGCTGATCCAGACGCCAAGGGCGGTCGAATGCAGGCCGGGCATGGTGCGGGTGGCGATGCGCAGCCCGTTGGGCAGCGTGGTCAGGTGCACATTGGCGTCGATGGTCACTGGGTCCTCCGTTCAAGGATCAGCGATTTAAGCGCCTCGGCGTCATTTTCAACCCGGGTGACGCGTTCGGGCAGATCGAACAGATCGGCCATATGCGGCGGCAGGCCGGGGCGAATGCCAATCGCGCTTTCCACCGCGTCGGGGAACTTGGCCGGATGCGCGGTGGCCAGTGTCACCATCGGGACAGCGGGCTCGATATGCGCGCGCGCGACCGAAACGCCGACCGCGCTGTGCGGGCACAGGATTTCCCCGGTTTCCTCGCGGATGGTGCGGATCATGGCCAATGTTTCCTCTTCGCTGACACGGCCCGAGGCATATTGCTCGCGCAGCGTCTGCAGGGCGCCCTGGCTGATCGAGAAGCCGCCCGATTTCAGCTCTTCCATCAGCTGCGCGATGGCCGAGGCATCGCCGCCATAGGCCAGATACAGCGCCCGTTC from Paracoccus fistulariae carries:
- a CDS encoding M16 family metallopeptidase, coding for MPGLHSTALGVWISAGGRNERPEQNGIAHFLEHMAFKGTEKRSALQIAEAIEDVGGYINAYTSRDATAYYVRVLESDVDLAFDVISDIVLNPIFDEREIEVERGVILQEIGQAADTPDDIIFDWLQAAAYPDQAIGRTILGPAERVSSFTRTDLAGFVAENYGPGQMIVAAAGAVDHDQIVRLAEQAFGHLSAVRQPDREGARWQGLETRRVKKLEQAHFALALEGPGYLAPDFYAAQIFTSAIGGGMSSRLFQKIREERGLCYTIFAQSGFHDDTGMMTVYAGTGGEDIVDLANLTVDEIKRAADDLSQAEVDRAKTQLRAGMLMALESPTAQAERMARTLAIWGRVPDPAEVADRIAAVSMAEIRDHAQQLLANVQPALALYGPVKAAPSRDALAERFAA
- a CDS encoding GNAT family N-acetyltransferase → MFSRSRPVKLEAERIVLRLPKHSDFNDWVALRVNSREFLTRWEPIWAHDHLTRKGFTNRVYWASRASRNGSALPLFLVHRDGPLLGAITLDNIRRGPAQSATVGYWIGESYARQGFMREAIGALVHHAFTTLDLSRIEAACLPENAASRGVLEKSGFKYEGVAQSYLQIAGRWRNHVLYANLRSDRRGRTDVR